In one Ornithinimicrobium pratense genomic region, the following are encoded:
- a CDS encoding N-acetyltransferase produces MDRVDLTALLRGAAGGRFPPVDGGVSRARPWRAGVEAAVAFTGHAVLAVAAEVSDEALLRLGVHGYGGVHDPRLVAALAGQGEIGVLDVLLVAPATEPTAQAPGPETRPDSDVPVAPLVTRPDLACAERARHAHLWRDDVRVLGLPDHETTGLATLSRGIAGLTEVGIQAEDGEAGQLLAGALARVPRGELVLASVTPGNARSLRFFLRRGFVPVGSVQQWRPRRVRPVDDATG; encoded by the coding sequence ATGGACCGGGTCGACCTCACCGCGCTGCTCCGCGGGGCGGCGGGAGGGCGGTTCCCGCCGGTCGACGGCGGGGTCTCCCGGGCGCGGCCCTGGCGAGCGGGGGTGGAGGCCGCGGTGGCCTTCACCGGGCACGCGGTCCTGGCCGTCGCCGCCGAGGTGAGCGATGAGGCGCTGCTGCGGCTCGGGGTGCACGGCTACGGCGGCGTCCACGACCCCCGCCTGGTGGCGGCGCTGGCGGGTCAGGGCGAGATCGGGGTGCTCGACGTGCTGCTGGTCGCCCCGGCCACCGAACCGACCGCTCAGGCTCCGGGCCCCGAGACCCGTCCGGACAGCGACGTGCCCGTCGCGCCGCTCGTGACCCGGCCCGACCTGGCCTGCGCGGAACGGGCCCGCCATGCACACCTCTGGCGCGACGACGTGCGGGTCCTCGGCCTGCCCGACCATGAGACCACTGGGCTGGCCACCCTGTCGCGCGGCATTGCGGGTCTGACGGAGGTCGGCATCCAGGCGGAGGACGGGGAGGCTGGACAACTCCTGGCCGGAGCCTTGGCCCGGGTGCCCCGCGGTGAGTTGGTGCTGGCCTCCGTGACGCCCGGCAACGCCCGCTCGTTGCGGTTCTTCCTCCGCCGCGGTTTCGTGCCGGTCGGCTCGGTGCAGCAATGGCGGCCTCGCCGCGTCCGACCTGTGGACGACGCGACAGGCTGA
- a CDS encoding amidohydrolase family protein, whose product MSAPALHIQGSVLVGPGEVLDEVWVIEGVVSLTPPMSGEVQTVHGYAVPGLVDAHCHVGLEAHGAVDDARAEEHALADRDAGALLLRDAGSPADTRWVQEREDLPRLIRAGRHIARTKRYLRNFAWEIEPEDLVEYVRQEARNGDGWVKLVGDWVDRESGDLGVCWPVDILTEAITAAHEEGARVTAHCFGEQSLADFAAAGTDCIEHATGLTDETIDTFAAQRIAIVPTLVNIDNFPKFAEAGRGKFPTYADHMMDLYERRYETVAKAREAGVPVYVGTDAGGQLPHGLVAREVEALTRTGMSNLEAIGAATWAAREWLGRPGIAEGEAADIVVYRDDPREDVRTMADPHRVILRGHLY is encoded by the coding sequence ATGAGCGCACCGGCGCTGCACATCCAGGGCTCGGTCCTGGTCGGTCCCGGGGAGGTCCTGGACGAGGTCTGGGTGATCGAGGGGGTGGTCAGCCTCACCCCGCCGATGTCGGGGGAGGTGCAGACCGTCCACGGGTATGCCGTGCCGGGGCTGGTCGATGCCCACTGCCACGTCGGGCTGGAGGCGCACGGCGCGGTCGACGACGCCCGTGCCGAGGAGCATGCCCTGGCCGACCGGGACGCGGGCGCGCTATTGCTGCGAGACGCCGGGAGCCCGGCCGACACCCGGTGGGTGCAGGAGCGCGAAGACCTGCCGCGGCTGATCCGCGCCGGGCGGCACATCGCCCGGACGAAGCGCTATCTGCGCAACTTCGCCTGGGAGATCGAGCCCGAGGACCTGGTGGAGTACGTGCGTCAGGAGGCGCGCAACGGGGACGGGTGGGTGAAGCTGGTCGGTGACTGGGTGGACCGGGAGAGCGGGGACCTGGGGGTGTGCTGGCCGGTCGACATCCTCACCGAGGCGATCACCGCCGCGCACGAGGAGGGGGCGCGGGTGACGGCGCACTGCTTCGGGGAGCAGTCGCTGGCCGACTTCGCCGCGGCCGGGACGGACTGCATCGAGCACGCGACGGGGTTGACCGATGAGACGATCGACACCTTCGCCGCCCAGCGGATCGCGATCGTGCCCACGCTGGTCAACATCGACAACTTCCCCAAGTTCGCCGAGGCGGGGCGGGGCAAGTTCCCTACCTACGCCGACCACATGATGGACCTGTACGAGCGCCGCTACGAGACGGTGGCCAAGGCACGGGAGGCCGGCGTGCCGGTCTACGTGGGCACCGATGCCGGTGGCCAGCTGCCGCACGGGCTGGTCGCCCGTGAGGTGGAGGCGCTGACCCGGACCGGGATGTCCAACCTGGAGGCGATCGGGGCAGCCACCTGGGCGGCGCGGGAGTGGCTGGGCAGACCGGGCATCGCCGAGGGGGAGGCGGCCGACATCGTGGTCTACCGGGACGACCCGCGCGAGGACGTGCGGACCATGGCCGACCCGCACCGGGTGATCCTGCGCGGCCACCTCTACTAG